Part of the Impatiens glandulifera chromosome 8, dImpGla2.1, whole genome shotgun sequence genome is shown below.
ataaattaaatgtaatttaatcaaaataaatataaattcatattaaattcaaatgtgaatttttaGTGAAATTTAATGGCAATGGATAAGATTGAATGTCAAGAGTCTTGAAATGTCAAGAGTCTAGGAATGGCATTCGttggattgataaatgaatttattgtgatggtttaatttTCGGATATAAATATCCCCTTATGTTGGAACTTTCACATATCTCATATCTCTTTTTCACTAATTTCATTATCTCTAGAATTCGAAAGAttctttctttgtttttgagtgttcttcgagttcttcactcaGTCCCTCAgtcgagtgttcttcgagtttttgaCTCGTCATATTTccattgaaacccggtgatcgATTCAGGTATTTTGTCAAGTTCGATGTGTAGTGATTCCTGTACTGAATCACTATTAGATTCATTGTACTCTGGGAGACAGCTATCTgcgataagctctagcacaagGGGAGACGGtagaactgttttaaggaaaatgtgctaagcacatgcctcgaatcaacattttatctggtgatttcgttctttgtaatattgtatttatttaatttatttgtaacatcattttatatatatattatgttatttcaaGATAAGATTTCTAACACAATTTTAAACACAACTCACATAACTTTATagttaaaaatgttttcaaaactaAACGAgcagaaaaaaaatgatgtttaaggttattatcatttttataattacaattttaatgatatattataattgtgaATCTTTTATTTCATAagcttattttttctttctttttgacAGTCGAATCACAAAAGTTCATCCAACTAGGtagaataattatttacatGATATTTTTACTTATAACATTTTGGTCTTGTGATATCATTCATTTGGTAGGTTATCATTAATGTCAATGTTAACAATGTTCTAACCCAAGATGATGAGTGATGTTATTTGTAAGAGGAGCAAGATATAATTTtgctttatttataataaaaaaatggttgtttaaagtttttttcttaGATTTTGTGGTTCTTATATCTTACATGATATTATGCTTTATATTTGTTTCTAAACAtatttgagagtttttttttgttttttagatattttacaCGCTTGAGATacaattctttcatgttttatgatttatttatgttGTTATATTTGTCTTTGGTTTTGTTGTGTAACACACGGGTTTCAACCTAGTATTTCACAATTTTAGAgagtattttctctttctctaaaatcttttctttttgtacttttcattaaaaaaaatattttcttttgatcTATCCAACTTTTTAATACCATCAAGTTTGATACATAGTGATTCAAGTGTTGAATCACTATTAGATTCGGTTGGCTACAAAGGAGTtaaaacacacttaactatttaaccaGATGCAGAACTTGTCGTCTAACATGCTCGAACTCAGGACCTCTCAAGAAGGCTGGGATATCTACTTTTTATTGCTTCTAGAGGAAGACGATAaaactgttttaaaaaaatgtgataacacAATCTTGGATCAACCTCTTATTCggtgattttgttttttcacacattttattttatttcatttctttataACATTGTACCGTCTGTGTAACAAGAGACGAGGAACCATCTCCACCTTCTAACAACACATGCAACATTAGCTTACAATAATAACGTTCTTCAACATATATCGACGGTAAGATCTGTCAAAATTGATGCATAAACCGTCGGGATAGCAATACGGTAATGGGAAGAGTGGTCGTCGATATTGTCTGAAATACAGACACAAACAGTTGTAGTATCATCGATATAGAGAATTAAATGTTGACCACCTTTATTGTCACCACAACTAGATGCCGACACTTACAGTTGGCATAGAGTATACCCTCTCAATCTAGTTACcctattttgaataaaattatccTGGTTCAAATTTGATATGCTAAATGTtgacaacataaaaaaaaaatattataatggaGATCAGATTTATGGAGTTTCAGCCAAATGATCAAGAAAATATACTGAGGATGGTTGTAGATATGCTAACAAAGTCgaaagttattaaaatattacaatatataataacttaagaACAACATATCAAACTCAAATGACATATATTGTCAAAGGCTTAGATTCACAACATTTAAATGCAAACATATTTAAAGATGTACAGTACTATGTTTATATTAAAGTGTaaaggaaaatatataaaataacagaGGAAGGAATTtggaattcaaaatgagaaaattataacagtattaatcattaatagacaatttaaaattaaaattattaacaaaatcaTCTTATTGTAGGCTAACTAAAACAGGTATAAAGTAGAATACCAAGTCTTAACATGAAATAATCTAAGGTACTATCATTGAAACACAAACAACTCCCTTCCCTGCTTTGTCTGGAAATTGAGAATCTGCTTCATCGCTAAGAATTCTTTTTCCGTagtatcaatcaatcaatcgaGCGCGATAATCCAAGAGTATGGAAGATGTTTCAAGAACACTAATGTGTAGTGCAATTGTACTGTATTTTCCTCTAGACAGGGAAGAAGATGATTCGTCGACAGCCACCATTGATGTACAAGGTAAAGCTATAGATAAATATAGATCAACAACTATAAGGATGCTAAAGATGAAAATGAATGCTCTCAATAACAATCCTATAAATCCATCTCCAAAATGTAAGCTACTTCATATAAGGACACATGGCCAACAAATCGAAGTAGCATATTCAATATTAGCAAATAAAGTCTTCATATTATCAATCatgcatttttaaaatgaaaacataAGTCACCTATGTATTGGTAATCAAATCCTAATTCTCATAATTTGTCTCCCACTTCCAGCATTTGCCATTCGGAACCCTAATCTCTGTTAAAATGAAGAAATGAGCATTGGACTAACCTTGAATATTATCATTATCTGCGCGATAGCTCATCCTCTAGAGCCCCAAATTCTTTTATATTGTCAATGACAAGTTCAACCCTCTTTGACAGTTGGGTATTGTGCTCTTCCACCTCTCCAATGAAAGCGTTTAGTTGCTCCTTATATAAAGCACATAGTCGTTTCTTTATCCGGAGTTCAGCAGTTAACTCCTGAATCTTCCGATCCTTATCGTCCTATAAACACATAAAACCATAGAGAATCTAATTTGAACATGTCTAAGAAGATGGCAGATAATGTTTCTCAAATGTTCGATACAGTTCAAGAGTTGATGACCAATTATCAGAAGTGTTGGacatcaaaaacaaaaacaaaagtattCATCTTCTTGACTAATCTCAAAGGACCATGGCTTAATTTTAGACCCGAGCTAGTAAGGAAGAAATGAAATGCACCAAGAAACTGACATGAGAAACCCTGAACCACATTTTCTTTTTTCGGAAACAAGGGTTTGAGGCTAGCTTAGCACATCATCCCTCCGCCATGATTTCCTATTTCAATCATGGGTGGTCCCTGCAACACATTCTAAGTGATCAAAATGTATGGTTTCatggattttgtttttgttctcACCATAAGAGGACGAACATCACGTGGAGCAACAACTAAGGGATGATTATGATCCTTTACAAACTTGGTGACAACCCATTTTCCAGATTTTTCAGACTTCACTAGAATCATAGCCTTACAGCCTTCCCTTGTACTTGCCCGTTGTTTCCTAACAGGTCCCAATTTTCCTCTTATGCTAACACAATGTCCCTCCTTATTGCATCCAAATCGACGTGCAAGGATCCTTCCATCAACTTCGGATCTACGACACGACATCACGCGCATGACAAAACCAATTCCCCTAGCATATTCATCGTAAAATGCTTTCGCAGCATCTTCAGATTCAAATCCCATCCCTTCATAGGGTTCTAAATTTGAATCTCCTTCATAACAAACCAATTCCCCTATTGGTTCAGCAACCTCATCTGAATCCACTGCACAAAACTCACAAGTCTATAATCTgtcaaattaaattaagtatCTGATCTTTTATCTATCAAAAGAAGAAGCATTTTACTCTAGACTAATCATATGAGAGATCTCTAATACTGCAATATTTTACTCAAAACAGCTAAAACTATTGTCACGGGCATTTATTTCATCAAACAACCAGCTGCAACAGAGAATTTCACTTACAGTAATACAGAAAAACAGAATAAAGATATGAGCTTTAATGGAGTCTAAGAAAACCCAGATGAATCAGTAAAGGGGAGAAGAACAGGAGGATAAAATTCATCACATCACACAGATTATCAGTTGGCTAAAGAGCTGCATATTCTTTTCCAACCGGACGACACAAACATCAGTACAAACGAagtaaaaaaacacaaattcaGAATAAGAAAAAGGAAGCAACTCACTCTGGTTGGTGCGCGGTAGTATCCCAATCGTCGTCTACAGGACGAcggggagagagagagagagagagaggctCTCTCCTGTAATTGTGTGACCTTGACTAatctttttcttcctttttcttGTTTCCTGTTTTTTATACCCTTTTTCTTTTGCTTGTTAGTCCAAAGTCAatcttattcatttaaatatattttcttttcaacttatttgaatttttattttcaaaataattgaacaagGAATATTTAGATCCTTTTAAAAGATTGGCAAAGTTGTATTTTatgcaaataaaatatattaatgcaTTACAAAGGTGGCCCAatagaaaaaatcaatttgaaataGGAATCGCAATAAGTAGGCTGTGCAAAAAAATCGGCAAATCAATAATCCAACCGAGCCGATGGCTTACTGGTTTCATTTTATcggtttattggttaatcgGTTCTAACGGTTTCGGTTAACTGATTTTTATCGGTTAAACGGTTCGATTTTCGATTAAGTTATTTTTCTAACAGTTTAACCACTAAActggtaataatttaatcatatatatttatattagttattttgtaaatattatatatattataaataatatttaataataataatatatatatattattttttcttttaattttaaattataatttgtataaaattgttttaaaaaaataatttccatgattattagtttaaaaataaatactttataaatatattatatgatttagaATAATAcagtatattataataatattttatagatatttataaaatattattataatatattatattataataataatataatatattataatatagataaaaaaaatagaaaataaataaaagtacaacgcaaataaagatttaaaaattatatttaataagtttaatacttaatttaaaaaattgaattatcggttcacGGTTAACTGACCAGAACCAATGGTTTCAaaaccggtaaaaccgataccTATACTGGtcagtttgtaaaataaaaggtaaaatCGAATTTAATCAGAGAATTGTTTAACCGATTAATCTGTTAATAAACCGGTTGTAAAATGCATCTACCATttgtatctaaaaaaaaattataataaaattttataaatagatttttaaatataatatatactgtaatatattaaaaatttatattattataaaaaataaacttacaatttttataaaatataatgaataaataaatataatgatgattttatatatttaaatttaattgtgtttatagtgttcgggacAGATGAGATTGAGACGGATCGggagacacaaatatcatcccgtacaaattaaaaaa
Proteins encoded:
- the LOC124911799 gene encoding protein FAR1-RELATED SEQUENCE 5-like translates to MDSDEVAEPIGELVCYEGDSNLEPYEGMGFESEDAAKAFYDEYARGIGFVMRVMSCRRSEVDGRILARRFGCNKEGHCVSIRGKLGPVRKQRASTREGCKAMILVKSEKSGKWVVTKFVKDHNHPLVVAPRDVRPLMDDKDRKIQELTAELRIKKRLCALYKEQLNAFIGEVEEHNTQLSKRVELVIDNIKEFGALEDELSRR